One part of the Papaver somniferum cultivar HN1 unplaced genomic scaffold, ASM357369v1 unplaced-scaffold_45, whole genome shotgun sequence genome encodes these proteins:
- the LOC113342606 gene encoding zinc finger MYM-type protein 1-like: MERKRKEDVKRNRLRVKATIECLMWLAFQQCAFRGYDESKSPRNRGNFIELLKFSATLNENVNSVVLENTPGNAKYTSPSVQKEILSIISNRVGSKIREEIGNAKYCILVDESRDASKKEQMVIVLRYVDMYGCVQERFFDIQRVDDTCALTLKKGITTILNYYGLQKKNMRGQGYDGASNTRGHWNGLQALFLKECKYAYYVHCFAHHFQLALVKTYEAMGPIWKFYSMLTSVVNLVTASSHRFGDFQSAQEEEIEKGLANGELETGKGANQIGTLRRATDTRWSSHYGSVCSLIDKFEATCTTIDHIGASDPNVTAKVGEAQSISE, encoded by the coding sequence atggaaagaaaaagaaaagaagatgtgAAGAGAAATAGGTTGCGTGTCAAGGCAACAATTGAATGTTTAATGTGGCTTGCTTTCCAACAATGTGCATTCAGAGGTTATGATGAGTCAAAAAGTCCAAGGAATCGCGGGAATTTTATTGAGTTGTTAAAGTTTTCAGCAACACTTAATGAAAATGTGAATTCAGTTGTTTTGGAAAACACTCCTGGAAATGCCAAATATACGTCACCGAGTGTTCAAAAAGAGATTTTGAGCATTATATCTAACAGAGTTGGAAGTAAGATTCGCGAGGAAATTGGAAATGCTAAATATTGTATACTTGTTGATGAATCCAGAGACGCTTCCAAGAAAGAGCAAATGGTGATTGTTTTAAGGTATGTAGATATGTATGGTTGTGTTCAAGAAAGGTTTTTTGATATTCAACGTGTTGATGATACATGCGCATTAACTTTGAAAAAAGGAATAACAACAATCCTTAATTATTATGgtcttcaaaagaaaaatatgCGAGGGCAGGGGTATGACGGCGCTAGTAATACGCGAGGTCATTGGAATGGGTTACAAGCTTTGTTTCTCAAAGAATGCAAATATGCTTATTATGTTCATTGCTTTGCACATCACTTTCAATTAGCTCTTGTGAAGACATATGAAGCGATGGGTCCTATTTGGAAATTCTATTCAATGTTAACATCAGTAGTTAATCTCGTTACAGCTTCTTCTCATCGTTTTGGTGACTTTCAATCTGCCcaagaagaagagattgaaaaagGGTTAGCTAATGGTGAACTTGAGACAGGAAAAGGGGCAAACCAAATAGGTACTTTGCGTCGTGCTACAGATACTCGTTGGAGTTCTCATTATGGTTCTGTATGCAGCCTGATTGATAAGTTTGAAGCAACTTGTACAACAATAGATCATATTGGAGCAAGCGATCCGAACGTGACTGCTAAAGTTGGTGAAGCTCAAAGTATTTCTGAATAA